In Oryza brachyantha chromosome 2, ObraRS2, whole genome shotgun sequence, a single window of DNA contains:
- the LOC102719458 gene encoding uncharacterized protein LOC102719458, which translates to MATILENIQKARFLPTRPLKDELPTFQGGGDGGKESHLMGLRKRLSSFSDKIQPISSASAEWAFRRSKSAPSLGAFAGGPLKRWWDWGVGWLMSKKPGFASDLEMNEEEVSVLGRQNRGSWGHILYKMRSSVRRLVTSHSLPTTHRAAAAAAAQCKPAAAAATFPYTQSFHSGQTAMAY; encoded by the coding sequence ATGGCGACTATCCTGGAGAACATCCAGAAGGCGAGGTTCTTGCCGACCAGGCCGCTGAAAGATGAGCTGCCGACGTtccagggcggcggcgacggtggcaaGGAGAGCCACCTCATGGGGCTGAGGAAGAGGCTGTCATCGTTCTCCGACAAGATCCAGCCCATCTCCTCGGCGTCGGCCGAGTGGGCGTTCCGGCGGTCCAAgtcggcgccgtcgctcgGCGCGTTCGCCGGCGGCCCGCTGAAGAGGTGGTGGGACTGGGGCGTCGGCTGGCTCATGTCCAAGAAGCCCGGCTTCGCCAGCGACCTCGAGATGAACGAGGAGGAGGTGTCCGTCCTCGGCCGCCAGAACAGGGGCAGCTGGGGTCACATCCTCTACAAGATGCGCTCCAGCGTCCGGCGGCTCGTCACCTCGCACTCACTGCCGACGACGcacagggcggcggcggcggcggcggcccagtgcaagccggcggccgcggcggcgacgttcCCCTACACCCAGAGCTTCCACAGCGGCCAAACCGCCATGGCTTACTGA
- the LOC121053599 gene encoding outer envelope membrane protein 7, which produces MARGEGGGQREGSALKTAVVVTGGLVLAWFTMESAFKPFLDRLRGALTRSTDPAPRDPDEEPAAPPAAAEGAEEGEKKGEDKEVELEEKGEGDAKAE; this is translated from the coding sequence atggcgagaggggaagggggagggCAGCGCGAGGGCAGCGCGCTGAAGACGGCGGTGGTCGTGACCGGTGGCCTCGTCCTCGCCTGGTTCACCATGGAGTCCGCGTTCAAGCCCTTCCTCGACCGCCTCCGCGGCGCGCTCACCCGCTCCACCGACCCGGCGCCGCGCGACCCCGACGAGgagcccgccgcgccgccggccgcggccgagggggcggaggagggcgagaAGAAGGGGGAGGACAAGGAGGTGGAGCTggaggagaagggggaggGGGACGCCAAGGCCgagtga